From the genome of uncultured Methanobacterium sp.:
AACCAACCATACAGTACGTGGTGGAAGAGGCTGTGGCCTCTGGAATTGATGACATACTGATTGTTACTGGTAAGGGAAAAAGATCCATTGAAGACCACTTCGACCGTTCCTTTGAACTGGAATACTCCCTCAAAAACTGTGGTAAAATGGATTATCTGGTAGAAGTAGAGGCTATATCGGAAATGGCTGATATTTATTACGTTAGACAGAAGCAGCAGAAGGGACTGGGAGATGCCATACATTGTGCCAAGAAACATGTCGATGGCCAGCCCTTTGCCGTGCTCTTAGGTGATACCATAAGTCAGGCCAAGGTTCCATGCACCCAACAATTGTTGGATGTTCACGAAAAGTATGGTTCATCTGCCATTGCCATTGAAAGAGTGCCCAGGGATAAAATTGAACGTTATGGAATTATCAAAGGCCAGCAGGTTGAAGATTCTGTATATAAAATTGAAGACATGGTTGAAAAGCCTAGAGCTGAAGAAGCACCATCTGATCTGGCCATAACCGGACGTTACGTACTGGAATCTGATATTTTTGACCATATTGCAGAAGTGGAACCGGGTGTTGGTGGCGAGATACAGCTCACCGATGCCATGAGGCAGCTGGATGAAATCTACGGCCACATATTCAATGGAAAAATGTATGACATTGGAAACAACGTGGAATGGCTGAAAAGCTCCCTGGAGATTGCCCTGCAGGATCCTAAGGTTAGTGATGAGCTAAGGGAGCATATGAAAAATATTTTGAAATAAATATTCTCTTTTTTATGAAGTCTTGGAATAAGGAACTCTTTTTAATTAGAACTTACCTCAGTGCTGTAGCTCTTCTTCAAATTCAGTATTTTCTATGTATTTTAAGTTCCACCACTATTCATAGAGACCAAAGAACAAATACGAAAACTAATTGAAAAAAAACTTCAAAAATGCTCACAATCGTTAACTTATGCTAAAAAATGGTTAAAAAATTCTTAAAATAAAGATTATTCAATAACTATAATTAGATTTTTTTTATTTTTCAGAAACTATGATGTCTTTGTTTAACATATGAACCATCCCTATCATGAACCTCATCACCCACCAGTGCTGGATTAAAGACACATAACAACTTAAGGTCTTTTTCATAAGCTCGAAGGTAATGACGGTCGTGTTTGTCCAGAGCATACATGGTGCCGGGTTTAATGGGATAAACAGCACCATCATTTGTTGTTTCAATTTCCCCTTTGCCATCTACACAGTAAACGGCTTCTACATGGTTTTTATACCAAATTAAAGTTTCAGTATTGGCATAAATTATGGTTTCATTGAAAGAAAATCCCATGTTGTCTTCTGCTATAATGAAACGCTTGCTAACCCAGTTATTATTTTCAGCGAAAACTTCTCGACTGCTACCTTCAATCTCCTCGACGGTTCTAACTATCATTATTCAATTCCCCAATCATTGCTTCTCTTTTTTCTAAAACCGTTTTAATTGAATCTTCAACTATGTTTATACCTTTTTTAAGTAAATCAGGTTCAATGGTTAATGGAGATAGGAATTTTAACACATTATCCTCTGAACCTGCCAATTCTATTAGCAGACCTCTTGAAAATGCTTCTTCTGCTACTTCACTGCAGAAACCTCTTAAAGGAATTTCAAGTCCGTATATTAGTCCTTTGCCACGTACTTCTGCTTGAATTGCAGGATATTGGTTTTTTATTTCCATTAACCTTTCTTTTAGTATTTTTCCTTTACTTTCTACAGCTTTGGAAAGGTTATCATTTTCCCAGTAGCTTAAAAGTTTTGAAGAGGCTATGAAAGCAAGGTTATAGCCTCTGAATGTACCGGTATGTTCTCCGGGTTTCCACTGATCCAATTCAGATTTCATTAGTACCAGTGATAATGGCAAGCCCCCTCCAATTGATTTAGAAAGTGTTATAATATCTGGGTTGATCCCGGAACTTTCAAAACTGAAAAAACTTCCACTTCGGCCGTTTCCTACTTGAATATCATCCACAATTAATAATATATCAAAATCTTTACATATCTGTTCGATATCTCTTAGCCATTCATCACTGGCCACATTTATGCCGCCTTCAGCTTGAATGGTTTCCAAAATTATGGCAGCGGGTAAGTCCACTCCACTGCTTTGATCTTCCAAGTACTTCCGGAGATAATCTGCGGTATTAACCTCATCTCCCAAATAACCATCAAAAGGCATGAAACTTACATTAGTTCGGTTTATAAATGCTTCATCTCTGTAAAATGAATTGGCAGTTACAGCCATGGACCCCATGGTCAGCCCGTGGAATGCATTGGTAAATGCAATGATATTACTCCTACCTTTAACTATTTTAACTAGTTTCAATGCGGTTTCAACAGCATTAGTACCGGTAGGTCCAGTAAATTGTATCTTGTATTCCATATGCCGGGGATGTAATATAATATCGTAAAATTTCTCTAGAAATATTTTTTTGGCAGTTGTAGCTTTATCCAGACCATGAATAATCCCATCTTCTTGTATATATTTTATTAAAGCTTCTGAAACCAGGGGGTTGTTATGTCCATAGTTTATGGTTCCTGCACCTGCAAAAAAGTCAATGTATTCATTTTTTTGTTCATCATATAATTTTGAACCCTTTGCTTTCTGAAATATTACGGGGAAACTTCTTATATAACTACGAACTTGTGATTCATGTTGTTTGAAAGTTTTCATCTAATCACTACTATTTTAAACGATATTTTCACATTTATTGGAATATTTTCTCCTATTTAGTTAAGGGGCCTATTCGAAGAAGTAATTCCTCTTCATGATTCGATTTCCCAAAGTGGGCACTGGTGAAAAAGGGGAATTTCAAAAGATTAGTATTCAGTTGAGAAGCTATTTTCACAAATAAAGACATTGATGCTTGATTTGAGGGTGTTACTGTCGTTTCAATGAATTCAACTGATTTAATCTTGTCTTTTTTGAGTATATCCATTATCATTTTGGTTGCCAGGTTTTGACCACGCATAGCAGGATGCACTGCTACTTGCCATATAAAAAGAGTTTTTTTTTGATTGGGATTAATGTAAGCAGATATAAAACCAATTATTTCATCATCTAATTCTGCTACTATGCTGGTCTGATCAAAATGAGCACATATCAGCAGATAATTATATAATGAATTAATATCGAGTGGCTTACTTTTTTTTACCAGATGGTAAATCTGATCCCCATCGTCTATTTGAGGTTTTCGAATATTTATTGGCTTATTTTCATCATTTTGCGAGCCCATGTATTAACTTTTTTTCCCATCCTTTAAAAACTATTCGATAAAAATGGTCGTTTAGGGTGTTTTAAACTGTATTTAGCTGATCAATAAACGGATTCTAATTCCCGATCATTATCAATAAGCTGAACCTAAGAAGAAGATTATAAAAATCTTTCTTTTAATTCTTTAATATAAAAAATGAGGAATAATTAAGCTCTAATATTGGATATGATGTGTTTTGTAATTTTAAAAAAATTATTTTTTTTGTAAAATATTTTTGAATATTAGGGGGATGTTATGATAAGCTGTGACAAAATTAATTGTAATTTCCAAGTCAAATAATTTGATATTTATTTTTAATTAACTAAATTTTCATTTTAAAAATTTTAATCAGTAATAAGAAAAAATAGAATAAAAGTAAGTGTTATTTTAATAAATCAGTAATTTAATGAATCAGCAATGGAGTAAATCAATTGAAATACCTTAAATTTCAATCAGATTTAATTATCCTTCTTATACCACTCCCATGCTGTGGTAATGATTTTAGTTAAATCATCATATTTTGGTTGCCATTTGAGGATTTCCCTAGCCTTCTTTGAACTTCCAACCAGGATGGGCGGATCACCGGGTCTTCTTTCTATTTCTGTGGCTTTTATTTGGTTACCAGTAACTTTTTTGGCTTCTTCTATTACTTCCCGGACGGAAAATCCATTTCCATTTCCCAGGTTGAAAACTTCACTCTGACCCCCTGCTTCCAAGTATTTGAGGGCTTTTATATGGGCATCTGCCAGATCAGTTACGTGTATGTAATCCCTGATACAGGTACCGTCCGGTGTGGGGTAGTCTGTTCCAAAAATCTTAATATCTTCTCTTTTACCTGCAGCAGCGTCCAGTATGAGTGGTATCAGGTGTGTTTCGGGATGGTGTCTTTCCCCTACATCTTGTTCTGGATCTGCACCTGCTGCGTTGAAGTAACGGAGGGAGACATAACGAAGACCATAGGCCCGGCTGTAGTCCTTTAAAACCTTTTCCACCATGAGTTTCCCCTGGCCGTAGGGGTTTATGGGGTTTTGAGGATGGTCCTCGGTTAAGGGGATTTTCTGAGGGTTCCCATAGGTGGCACATGTGGATGAAAAGACCAGCTTCTTCACTTGGAACTCATTCATCACCTGGAAGAGGTTCAGGGTGTTTCGGAGGTTGTTGAGGTAGTATTTCTGGGGGTCTTCCACTGATTCCCCTACATAGGTGAATGCTGCAAAATGCATCACTGCTTCTATCTCATATTTCCGGAAAACATCTCTGATTGCTTCTGTGTCCCCTAGATCCACTTCTTCAAAGACTCCCCACTTCAGGAAGTCCTGGTGTCCGTAGCTCATGTTATCCAGTACCACTGTTTCGTATCCTGCCAGGTTAAGCTCCTTATTTGC
Proteins encoded in this window:
- the galE gene encoding UDP-glucose 4-epimerase GalE gives rise to the protein MILVTGGAGYIGSHANKELNLAGYETVVLDNMSYGHQDFLKWGVFEEVDLGDTEAIRDVFRKYEIEAVMHFAAFTYVGESVEDPQKYYLNNLRNTLNLFQVMNEFQVKKLVFSSTCATYGNPQKIPLTEDHPQNPINPYGQGKLMVEKVLKDYSRAYGLRYVSLRYFNAAGADPEQDVGERHHPETHLIPLILDAAAGKREDIKIFGTDYPTPDGTCIRDYIHVTDLADAHIKALKYLEAGGQSEVFNLGNGNGFSVREVIEEAKKVTGNQIKATEIERRPGDPPILVGSSKKAREILKWQPKYDDLTKIITTAWEWYKKDN
- the galU gene encoding UTP--glucose-1-phosphate uridylyltransferase GalU, producing MKAVIPAAGLGTRFLPATKAQPKEMLPVYNKPTIQYVVEEAVASGIDDILIVTGKGKRSIEDHFDRSFELEYSLKNCGKMDYLVEVEAISEMADIYYVRQKQQKGLGDAIHCAKKHVDGQPFAVLLGDTISQAKVPCTQQLLDVHEKYGSSAIAIERVPRDKIERYGIIKGQQVEDSVYKIEDMVEKPRAEEAPSDLAITGRYVLESDIFDHIAEVEPGVGGEIQLTDAMRQLDEIYGHIFNGKMYDIGNNVEWLKSSLEIALQDPKVSDELREHMKNILK
- the ectB gene encoding diaminobutyrate--2-oxoglutarate transaminase, with the translated sequence MKTFKQHESQVRSYIRSFPVIFQKAKGSKLYDEQKNEYIDFFAGAGTINYGHNNPLVSEALIKYIQEDGIIHGLDKATTAKKIFLEKFYDIILHPRHMEYKIQFTGPTGTNAVETALKLVKIVKGRSNIIAFTNAFHGLTMGSMAVTANSFYRDEAFINRTNVSFMPFDGYLGDEVNTADYLRKYLEDQSSGVDLPAAIILETIQAEGGINVASDEWLRDIEQICKDFDILLIVDDIQVGNGRSGSFFSFESSGINPDIITLSKSIGGGLPLSLVLMKSELDQWKPGEHTGTFRGYNLAFIASSKLLSYWENDNLSKAVESKGKILKERLMEIKNQYPAIQAEVRGKGLIYGLEIPLRGFCSEVAEEAFSRGLLIELAGSEDNVLKFLSPLTIEPDLLKKGINIVEDSIKTVLEKREAMIGELNNDS
- a CDS encoding ectoine synthase, translating into MIVRTVEEIEGSSREVFAENNNWVSKRFIIAEDNMGFSFNETIIYANTETLIWYKNHVEAVYCVDGKGEIETTNDGAVYPIKPGTMYALDKHDRHYLRAYEKDLKLLCVFNPALVGDEVHDRDGSYVKQRHHSF
- the ectA gene encoding diaminobutyrate acetyltransferase, producing the protein MGSQNDENKPINIRKPQIDDGDQIYHLVKKSKPLDINSLYNYLLICAHFDQTSIVAELDDEIIGFISAYINPNQKKTLFIWQVAVHPAMRGQNLATKMIMDILKKDKIKSVEFIETTVTPSNQASMSLFVKIASQLNTNLLKFPFFTSAHFGKSNHEEELLLRIGPLTK